CCTCCCTGGTCTGGATGCAGCCAGATTTACCCAGGATTGCATTCCTGGGGGACACTAGTTTTGGACAGGAGGAAATTTATAAAAATTACTGCAAACTACATGCGAATCAAATAACACAACTACTCACCTGGAATGTTTTtatgttattatatatattattgtcAGATATTCAATATTATAAGCctcaattatttcaaaaatacaaCGATCATATCTACAGATTAGGAAAACAATCCTTCCAATTCACAGATTGTTTTCCAAAAAGACAATTACAACGTAAACTTCAACTACTTCACAATTACAATGATGCTACAGATTAGAAAAATAAGCCCCTCAACTGACAAATCACTTCCAAGAGGTTAGAGTGCAGTCCAGCAATGTTGATAGTGTACAAGAGTTTTGCAATTGTCTTCCAAACCCTTTCATTCCAGCCAAATTTATCACTGGGATGGAtgattaaggttaaaaatattttgaaatgacAAGAAAAAATTCACTTTAGCCTTAACTTGATTTTCCTCCAATTGATCAGGGTAGTTAAGAGTCTTGAAATGCAAGAAATGTTGCAATCCCTCAACAATGATCAACGTTACCGTCGGTGCAGGTAATTGAGGTTATGATTATTTGGAAATAGGTACTCCCGTCCATTTTGAAATGGATTCACAAATCTCTCCTCGAGGTGGGTCAGGCGTGACATTTGGTGTGCTTGACCATTTTGGACTAAATTTGGAAATCTCGATTCAGAAGGTATCATAGGTGGCAATTTGTGAATTATACCATTTTGAAATGGGTCCACAAATCTTGCTTCAAGAAGGGTCAAGTGTGACTTTTGGCAGTCCAAAAGCCTTGCTTCAAGAGGATCCAAGTGTGGCAGCTCATGTGGCAGACCATGCCCCAGCCCAAATCTTGGAACATGCCCCTGACCATGCCAGAATCCTTGCCGCGAATCTGGCAATGGAGGATGTCTTAGCCATGGCTGTGACTCTTGCCATTGACTAGACCTTGGTCCCCATGCTTGTTCTTTCAAGTGACCGTATCCAGACATCGAATCAGCTACAAATCCAGGTACATGATGCACTGCATTTCCATCCCTCTGTTCATCTTCAGCGAATCGCATCTTCTTTTGATCAACCTTATCTCCAAAGGGCATGCTCCTCTTTCCCTTGTGCTGGTGTTTTGCCTCATATGACTTATCTAAAGCTTTTCCAAAGAGAAATTCTTTTAAATCAGATGCCTCTGAGTGACCTTTTAAATGCTGATGGAGATGAGAGAGGGTTTGCCTTATGCAGTTATAGATTGTTTCACATTCCTCCTTCTTCACTGACCTTGCAGCATTCTGATTGCGATCTGTAAAATCTTCAACCTGTAGTTACCATCAGTCCATAAGCATTCAAAACAAATATTCAGGACAGTCCTTTTGTAATTCAAGTTCTTACACAGACAGAAAATATGGCATTTATTTTTTCTGGCAGTTGTACTAATAGAATGACTTTGCAAAAGCATGGAATGTAACATTCATAAGAAAAAAACCTCTAGCATGTAGATATTTTAATAAACTGACGAGCAATGATATTTATAGCCACTAGATAAAACACCAAAAAGTGGGAAACATACACTTATACAGCTAATTTTATTCTCCAGCTTTTTGAAAATCCAATTCCCTACATAAGTGCTAGCACACAGCCCTTCCTGC
This genomic stretch from Cryptomeria japonica chromosome 8, Sugi_1.0, whole genome shotgun sequence harbors:
- the LOC131046359 gene encoding protein HESO1 isoform X2, translating into MDLFTSGSDLDLSVNLGYNGVAFPRENKVKVLRTLSKAFHQLQGRGMVYGVLPVLRAIVPVLKFVDCRSGIECDISIENKDGILKSEMLRMFSSIDDRFQKLCYLMKAWAKAHNINSSRDRTLNSLSIILLVALHLQTRSPPILPAFSLFLKDEADISVVEKRVLQYINFGIHNKESIPELFISLLYKLLAVESLWQEGLCASTYVGNWIFKKLENKISCISVEDFTDRNQNAARSVKKEECETIYNCIRQTLSHLHQHLKGHSEASDLKEFLFGKALDKSYEAKHQHKGKRSMPFGDKVDQKKMRFAEDEQRDGNAVHHVPGFVADSMSGYGHLKEQAWGPRSSQWQESQPWLRHPPLPDSRQGFWHGQGHVPRFGLGHGLPHELPHLDPLEARLLDCQKSHLTLLEARFVDPFQNGIIHKLPPMIPSESRFPNLVQNGQAHQMSRLTHLEERFVNPFQNGREYLFPNNHNLNYLHRR